Proteins encoded together in one Bradyrhizobium sp. CB82 window:
- a CDS encoding RNA polymerase sigma factor — MRRTAISEVAGVAEAELVERARARDEAALRAIMQANNRRLYRLARGILRNDSEAEDVVQETYVRAFTHLDGFRGESGLATWLSRIAINEALGRMRSRKVQVEIGALPEATLEAQIIQFPVSSGAGDPEKFMAQREIQRVVEHAVDELPDVFRMVFIARVMEGMNVEETAELLGIKPETVKTRLHRARAMLRENVEKKIGPVVMDAFPFAGQRCERLTEVVLKRLGVGA; from the coding sequence ATCCGCCGCACTGCAATATCGGAAGTCGCCGGGGTGGCCGAGGCCGAACTGGTCGAGCGCGCCCGGGCCCGCGACGAGGCCGCGCTGCGCGCGATCATGCAGGCCAACAATCGCAGGCTCTATCGGCTGGCGCGCGGCATCCTGCGCAACGACAGCGAGGCCGAGGACGTGGTGCAGGAGACCTATGTGCGAGCGTTCACGCATCTGGACGGCTTTCGCGGTGAGTCCGGCCTGGCGACCTGGCTGTCGCGCATCGCCATCAACGAGGCGCTCGGCCGGATGAGAAGCCGCAAGGTGCAAGTCGAGATCGGCGCGCTGCCGGAGGCAACGCTCGAAGCCCAGATCATCCAGTTTCCCGTGTCCTCCGGCGCAGGCGATCCGGAAAAATTCATGGCCCAACGTGAGATCCAGCGCGTCGTCGAGCACGCGGTCGATGAACTTCCCGACGTGTTTCGCATGGTCTTCATCGCGCGCGTGATGGAGGGCATGAACGTCGAGGAAACCGCGGAACTGCTCGGCATCAAGCCTGAAACCGTGAAGACGCGGCTGCACCGCGCTCGTGCAATGCTGCGGGAGAATGTCGAGAAGAAGATCGGGCCGGTGGTGATGGATGCGTTTCCGTTCGCCGGCCAGCGCTGCGAGCGTCTGACTGAAGTCGTGCTGAAGCGGCTCGGCGTCGGCGCATAA
- a CDS encoding DUF4142 domain-containing protein, whose protein sequence is MFVRWSVAIAAVALLSSPALAQGAKPTDPQIAHIAYTAGVIDINAAKQALKKAKNKDVKAFAQDMVRDHEAVNKQALALVKKLKVTPEDNDTSRTLMKQANDKLAELSKLNGAAFDKAYVDNEVAYHKSVDSALETQLIPSAENAELKGLLQTGLKIFQGHEQHAEHVAAELK, encoded by the coding sequence ATGTTCGTCCGATGGAGTGTGGCGATCGCTGCAGTCGCCCTTTTATCCAGCCCTGCGCTGGCGCAGGGCGCAAAGCCCACTGATCCGCAGATCGCCCATATCGCCTACACCGCGGGCGTGATCGACATCAACGCCGCCAAGCAGGCTCTGAAGAAAGCCAAGAACAAGGACGTGAAGGCGTTCGCGCAGGACATGGTGCGCGACCATGAGGCGGTCAACAAGCAGGCGCTCGCGCTGGTGAAGAAGCTGAAGGTAACGCCCGAAGACAACGACACCAGCCGAACGCTCATGAAACAGGCGAACGACAAGCTCGCCGAGCTTTCGAAGCTCAACGGCGCCGCCTTCGACAAGGCCTATGTCGACAACGAGGTCGCCTACCACAAGTCAGTCGACAGCGCGCTGGAGACCCAGCTCATTCCCTCCGCAGAAAATGCGGAGCTGAAGGGCCTGTTGCAGACAGGTCTGAAGATTTTCCAGGGCCATGAGCAGCATGCCGAGCACGTCGCGGCCGAGCTGAAATAG